Within Saccharomonospora cyanea NA-134, the genomic segment TGAGCCGAGTGAAGCGGGCGTTCGACCCCGCCGGGATTCTGAACCCCGGTGTGCTCTTCGGCCGGGAGGATTGAACATGGCCATGAACGGTGCCCAGTCGTTGATCCGCACGCTCGTCGACGCCGACGTGGACGTGTGCTTCACCAACCCCGGGACGTCCGAGATGCACTTCGTCGCCGCACTCGACGACGTGCCCCAGATCCGGGGCGTGCTCGGGCTGTCCGAGGGCGTGGTGACCGGTGCCGCCGACGGGTACGGCCGGGTGGCGGGCAAACCCGCCGCGACACTGCTGCACCTCGGTCCCGGCCTCGCCAACGGGCTCGCGAACCTGCACAACGCCCGCCGCGCGAACACGCCGGTCGTCAACGTCATCGGCGACCACGCGACCTACCACAAGAAGTTCGACGCTCCGCTGGAGTCCGACATCGAGGCCCTCGCCGGATCGCTGAACGGCTGGGTGCGGCGGTCGCCGAGCACGGCCGACGTCGGCGCCGACGCCGCGGCGACGGTCGCGGCGGCCCAGGACGCTCCCGGCCGGGTGGCGACGCTGGTCCTGCCCGCCGACGTCTCGTGGGGCGACGGCGGCACACCCGCCGCGCCGGTGCCTCCACGCGCCCCGCGTCCGGTGGCGTCGGACGTGGTGAAGGCGGTCGCCGAGGTGCTGCGCGGGGGCGAGCCCGTGGCCCTGCTGGTCGGTGGGGTCGCCTGTCGCGAAGCGGGCCTGCGTGCGCTGAGCCGGATCGCGAAGGCCACCGGCGCCAAGCCGTTCGCGGAGACGTTCCCCGCACGCATCGAGCGCGGAGCCGGTCTGCCCAACATCGAACGGCTCGGCTACCTCGCCGAGCAGGTGGCCTACCAGCTCGACGGCGTGCGGCACGTCGTCGTCGCGGGCACGCGTGCGCCCGTGTCGTTCTTCGCCTACCCGGGCAAGGCGAGCGACCTCGTACCGGAGGGCGCACACGTCCACACCCTGGCCGAGGTGGGCGACGACGTCGTCGCCGCGCTGGAGGAGCTGGCGGACGAGGTGGCTGCCGATGTCGAGCCGGACCTCGCACCCGCCCAGCGGCCGGAGCTGCCCACCGGTGACCTGACGCCGCAGAACTGGGCGCAGGTGATCGGCGCGCTGCTGCCCGAGGGCGCGATCGTCTCCGACGAGGCCAACACGTCCGGATTGCTCGTGCCGATGGCGACGGCGGGAGCTCCCCGCCACGACGTGCTGACGTTGACGGGCGGCGCGATCGGCCAGGGGATGCCGGTGGCCACGGGCGCGGCCATCGCGGCTCCGGACCGACCGGTGATCAACCTGGAGTCCGACGGCAGTGCTCTGTACACCGTTCAGTCACTGTGGACGCAGGCGCGGGAGAACCTCGACGTCACCACCGTGGTGCTCAACAACCGTGCGTACGCCATCCTGCGGATGGAGTTGCAGCGGGTCGGCGCGGAGTCGTCCGGGCCGAAGGCCAGCGGGCTGCTCGACCTGTCCACACCGGACCTCGACTTCGTGAGGATGGCCGAGGGCTTCGGCGTCCCGGCGACCCGCGCGAAGACGGCCGAGCAGCTCGCGGAGCAGTTCCGCCGCGCGGTGTCCGAACCCGGCCCCCACCTCATCGAAGCCATGGTGCCGCCCCTGCTCTGACGGCGAGGGCCACCGGCCCGGCACGGGACGGTGGCCCTCGGCTCGCTCCTTGCGGTCCTACTCGAAGAGCTCGCCCTTCTCGGCCCTCTCCACCAGGGAGGCCGGCGGCTCGAAGTGGCTGCCGTAGCGCTGCGCGAGCTCACGCGCCCGCGCGACGAAGCCCTTCAGCCCGCCCTCGTAGGAGTTCATGTACTGCACCACACCGCCGGTCCACGCCGGGAAGCCGATGCCGAAGATCGACCCGATGTTGGCGTCCTGCACCGAGTTGAGCACGCCCTCGTCGAAGCACTTGACGGTCTCCAGCGCCTCGGCGAACAGCATCCGCTCCTGGAGGTCCCTGAACGGCACGTCACCGCTGCCGCTGCCCCACGCCTCCCGCAGCCCCGGCCACAGCCCGGCCCGCTTGCCCTCGGAGTCGTACTCGTAGAACCCGGCCCCGGCGGAGCGGCCCTTGCGGTCGAACTCGTCGAGCATCCGGTCGATGACGGCCTCGGACGGGTGCGGCGTCCACGTGCCGCCCGCCGCCTCCACCGCGGCCTTCGTCTCGGCGCGGATCTTGCGCGGCAGCGTCAGCGTCAGCTCGTCCATCAGCTGCAGCGGCGGCGCCGGGTACCCGGCCTGCGCACCGGCCTGCTCGATGGTGGCGGGCTCCACGCCCTCGCCGACCGCGGCGACGGCCTCGTTGAGGAACGTGCCGATGACCCGGCTGGTGAAGAAGCCCCGGCTGTCGTTGACGACGATGGGCGTCTTCTTGATCTGCAGCGTGTAGTCGAAGACCTTCGCCAGCGTGGCGTCGGAGGTCTTCTCCCCGCGGATGATCTCCACGAGCGGCATCTTGTCCACCGGCGAGAAGAAGTGGATGCCGATGAAGTCCTCCTGCCGCTTCACACCCTCGGCCAGGCCGGTGATGGGCAGCGTGGAGGTGTTGGAGCCGAGCACCGCGTCGGATTCGACGATGTTCTCGATCTCGGCGAACACCTTGTGCTTGAGCTCGGTGTTCTCGAAGACCGCCTCGATCACGAAGTCGACGCCTTCGAGGTCGGCCGCGTCACCGGTGGTGACGATCCGGTCGAGCAGCGCCTTGGACTTCTCCTCGGTGGTCTTGCCGCGCGCCAGAGCCTTCTTCTCCAGCTTGCGGGCGTAGTCCTTGCCCTTCTCGGCGTTCTCCTTGGAGACGTCCTTGAGGACGACGTCGATGCCCGCCTTCGCGGACACGTACGCGATACCGGCGCCCATCATGCCCGCGCCGAGCACACCGACCTTACGCGCCTGGTACTTCTCGTAGCCGTCGGGCCGCGAGCCACCGGAGTTGATGTGCTGCAGGTCGAAGAAGAACGCCTTCGTCATGTTCTTCGCGACCTGGCCGGTGACGAGGCTGACGAAGTACCGCGTCTCGATCAGAGACGCGGTGTCGACGTCCACCTGCGCGCCCTCCACCGCCGCGGCCAGGATGGCACGCGGAGCGGGCATCGGCGCGCCCTTGAGCTGCTTGCGCAGCGTCGCGGGGAACGCGGGCAGGTTGGC encodes:
- a CDS encoding 3-hydroxyacyl-CoA dehydrogenase NAD-binding domain-containing protein, which encodes MTESKTIRWEKDSDGIVVLTLDDPNQSANTMNADFRSSLRVIVDRLEAEQDSITGVVLASAKKTFFAGGDLNDLIKATPADAEAITEMSNAMKQDLRRLETLGKPVVAAINGAALGGGLEIALACHHRIAADVKGVQIGLPEVTLGLLPGGGGIVRTVRLLGIQNAVLNVLVQGQRHRPAKALELGLVHELVGSVDELLPKAKEWIKANPEAQQPWDVKGYKIPGGSPSNPKFAANLPAFPATLRKQLKGAPMPAPRAILAAAVEGAQVDVDTASLIETRYFVSLVTGQVAKNMTKAFFFDLQHINSGGSRPDGYEKYQARKVGVLGAGMMGAGIAYVSAKAGIDVVLKDVSKENAEKGKDYARKLEKKALARGKTTEEKSKALLDRIVTTGDAADLEGVDFVIEAVFENTELKHKVFAEIENIVESDAVLGSNTSTLPITGLAEGVKRQEDFIGIHFFSPVDKMPLVEIIRGEKTSDATLAKVFDYTLQIKKTPIVVNDSRGFFTSRVIGTFLNEAVAAVGEGVEPATIEQAGAQAGYPAPPLQLMDELTLTLPRKIRAETKAAVEAAGGTWTPHPSEAVIDRMLDEFDRKGRSAGAGFYEYDSEGKRAGLWPGLREAWGSGSGDVPFRDLQERMLFAEALETVKCFDEGVLNSVQDANIGSIFGIGFPAWTGGVVQYMNSYEGGLKGFVARARELAQRYGSHFEPPASLVERAEKGELFE
- a CDS encoding acetolactate synthase large subunit; protein product: MAMNGAQSLIRTLVDADVDVCFTNPGTSEMHFVAALDDVPQIRGVLGLSEGVVTGAADGYGRVAGKPAATLLHLGPGLANGLANLHNARRANTPVVNVIGDHATYHKKFDAPLESDIEALAGSLNGWVRRSPSTADVGADAAATVAAAQDAPGRVATLVLPADVSWGDGGTPAAPVPPRAPRPVASDVVKAVAEVLRGGEPVALLVGGVACREAGLRALSRIAKATGAKPFAETFPARIERGAGLPNIERLGYLAEQVAYQLDGVRHVVVAGTRAPVSFFAYPGKASDLVPEGAHVHTLAEVGDDVVAALEELADEVAADVEPDLAPAQRPELPTGDLTPQNWAQVIGALLPEGAIVSDEANTSGLLVPMATAGAPRHDVLTLTGGAIGQGMPVATGAAIAAPDRPVINLESDGSALYTVQSLWTQARENLDVTTVVLNNRAYAILRMELQRVGAESSGPKASGLLDLSTPDLDFVRMAEGFGVPATRAKTAEQLAEQFRRAVSEPGPHLIEAMVPPLL